The Psychrobacter sp. LV10R520-6 genome includes a region encoding these proteins:
- a CDS encoding Cof-type HAD-IIB family hydrolase, translating into MNNKAPAPKIIFFDIDDTLSRNGIIAEHNKATLEALAKTDIKLVISTGRSKAILPADILALLEADVLDAIICMNGQYSFNNDGMISHYPLSDAQTNKIVLLCQQSELIHKFDSATHIAWSDENERLREYNAITPNSILDPDYYKSNPVYQCSVFFNNQEDKMQDVNFAQDDLKLVHWHQIGADILPAEASKARGIIDLCQHYAVDVSDCMAFGDGMNDLEMFDLVGFAVAMGDSQPALIERADFVTGTIEEYGIQAVLDHLHIDQKA; encoded by the coding sequence ATGAACAATAAAGCACCCGCCCCTAAAATCATATTTTTTGATATCGATGATACCTTAAGCCGTAACGGCATTATTGCCGAACATAATAAGGCAACTCTTGAAGCACTCGCGAAGACTGATATTAAATTGGTGATTTCGACGGGACGTTCAAAAGCTATCCTGCCTGCTGATATTCTAGCTTTACTTGAGGCTGATGTATTAGATGCCATTATTTGTATGAATGGACAATATAGCTTTAATAACGATGGCATGATCAGTCATTATCCATTATCAGATGCGCAGACTAATAAGATTGTGCTTCTGTGCCAGCAAAGTGAACTTATTCATAAGTTTGACTCGGCGACTCATATTGCATGGTCAGATGAAAACGAGCGACTGCGTGAATACAACGCTATAACGCCAAACTCTATTCTTGACCCAGATTATTATAAGTCAAATCCTGTCTATCAATGTTCCGTATTCTTTAACAACCAAGAAGACAAAATGCAGGATGTTAATTTTGCCCAAGATGATTTAAAACTGGTGCATTGGCATCAAATTGGCGCAGATATATTACCAGCAGAGGCGTCAAAAGCACGAGGTATCATAGATTTATGTCAGCATTACGCCGTAGATGTTAGCGATTGCATGGCGTTTGGTGATGGTATGAATGACTTAGAAATGTTTGACTTGGTCGGGTTTGCCGTGGCAATGGGTGATAGTCAACCGGCTCTTATAGAGCGTGCGGATTTTGTCACCGGTACTATTGAGGAATACGGTATACAAGCGGTGCTCGATCACTTACATATAGACCAGAAAGCTTAA
- a CDS encoding 3-oxoacyl-ACP reductase, giving the protein MTQSHATIPALLTDKVAIVTGSSRGLGAQIAQQMAAAGAIVCVNYLNSRDSAEAVVATIIAAGGRAIAYQGDVTDLAQMQAMATEVIKRFGRIDILVNNALPSYQFNPSADYTSIETVKWAHFSQQIDGIVKGAVNTVQAVLPQMKTQQMGKIINISTNLVYNPVVTYYDYTTAKSALIGLTRNLAAELGQYGIRVNLLAGGLLKTTDASSLTTEEVFDYIATTTPLRQATSVADFANSVLLMSSDLSAAITGQSIAVDGGLTMP; this is encoded by the coding sequence ATGACTCAGTCCCACGCCACCATACCAGCACTACTAACAGATAAAGTCGCAATCGTCACAGGAAGCAGTCGAGGCCTTGGTGCACAAATTGCGCAGCAAATGGCAGCAGCAGGTGCCATTGTTTGTGTGAATTATCTCAACAGTAGAGACAGTGCCGAAGCGGTGGTCGCTACTATTATAGCGGCAGGCGGGCGAGCCATTGCCTATCAAGGTGATGTGACCGATTTAGCACAAATGCAAGCGATGGCAACTGAGGTCATCAAACGTTTCGGACGTATTGATATACTAGTCAATAATGCCTTGCCCAGCTATCAGTTCAATCCAAGCGCCGATTACACCAGTATTGAGACCGTCAAATGGGCGCATTTCTCCCAGCAAATAGATGGTATCGTCAAAGGCGCGGTCAATACAGTACAAGCGGTATTACCCCAAATGAAAACCCAGCAGATGGGTAAGATTATCAATATCTCTACCAACCTTGTATATAATCCGGTAGTGACTTACTACGACTATACTACGGCAAAATCTGCCTTGATTGGTTTGACGCGCAATCTAGCGGCGGAGCTGGGACAATACGGTATTCGGGTCAACTTGCTGGCAGGTGGATTACTGAAAACTACTGACGCCAGTAGCTTGACCACTGAAGAAGTGTTTGATTATATCGCTACCACCACGCCATTGCGCCAAGCAACCTCGGTTGCGGACTTTGCCAATTCAGTATTACTAATGTCGTCTGACTTGAGCGCGGCTATCACTGGTCAATCGATCGCGGTTGATGGTGGGTTGACTATGCCTTAG
- the parC gene encoding DNA topoisomerase IV subunit A has translation MPDVIDNTINPVVPNDAMDTRSVAEFTEQAYLNYAMYVIMDRALPNIADGLKPVQRRIIFAMSELGLKSTAKPKKSARTVGDVLGKYHPHGDSACYEAMVLMAQPFSYRYPLITGQGNWGSPDDPKSFAAMRYTEAKMSAYANTLLAELGQGTVDWQDNFDGTMQEPTTLPARLPNILLNGTTGIAVGMATDIPPHNLNEVVRAAIRLLKNPELSVKQLTQSIPAPDLPTSAEIITSKKDLQAIYESGRGSYKMRATYHIDDKEKNLVIIDALPHQVSGNKIQEQIAKLMTDKKLPWVVDIHDESDHENPCRIVLELRSTRVDVQRVMSHLFASTDLENNYRINMNMIGLNGKPQVKNLKEILEEWLISRRSVVMRRLQYRLDKIDKRLHILAGLLVAYLNIDEVIRIIREEDDPKLALMQDYDLTDIQANAILDIRLRQLAKLQEIELRREQDELAAERAILQEYLDNPESLTGLIIDELTEDMKAHGDNRMSPLAEREEAQALKESDLVPSEPITAVLSKAGWIRAAKGHEVDPAGMSYRSGDAYQAYVRGKSNEKIYVLDSTGRSYSIDAHNLASARGQGDPLTSVLKPPSGATFEQLLTGDNDQRIILASSQGYGFINTIGNLDSTQKAGKKIINLATNSRLLPIARIDGQAEVNVNSENSGISATEKDSTPDHIAVVTNAGYLLIFALDDLPEQARGKGNKMINLKDKEEVLAITPLRQQDSLIITAGKRHVTLKPMDLVNYTAKRGSRGSQLPRGFQNVSSVEVVR, from the coding sequence ATGCCTGATGTCATTGATAACACCATTAATCCCGTCGTACCTAACGATGCAATGGACACCCGTTCTGTAGCGGAGTTCACCGAGCAAGCCTATTTAAATTATGCCATGTACGTCATCATGGATCGGGCGCTACCTAATATCGCTGATGGTTTGAAACCCGTTCAGCGACGCATTATTTTTGCCATGAGCGAGCTGGGTCTTAAGTCTACGGCTAAGCCCAAAAAGTCTGCTCGTACGGTTGGTGACGTACTGGGTAAATATCATCCACATGGTGACAGCGCCTGTTATGAGGCCATGGTGTTGATGGCACAGCCGTTCAGCTATCGCTATCCGCTGATTACTGGTCAAGGTAACTGGGGCAGCCCTGATGACCCCAAATCCTTTGCCGCCATGCGTTATACCGAAGCAAAAATGTCAGCCTATGCCAATACGTTATTAGCAGAATTGGGTCAAGGAACCGTCGATTGGCAAGATAACTTCGATGGTACGATGCAAGAGCCAACGACTCTACCAGCACGTCTACCCAATATCTTATTAAATGGTACGACTGGTATTGCCGTAGGTATGGCAACCGATATTCCGCCGCATAATCTTAACGAAGTAGTACGTGCGGCTATTCGCTTGCTTAAAAATCCTGAGCTATCAGTCAAGCAATTGACTCAGTCGATACCAGCGCCTGACTTGCCCACCAGCGCTGAAATCATTACCAGCAAAAAAGACCTACAAGCTATCTACGAGAGTGGACGCGGCAGCTATAAAATGCGTGCCACTTATCATATCGACGATAAAGAGAAGAATTTAGTTATTATCGATGCGTTACCCCATCAAGTATCAGGTAATAAAATCCAAGAGCAAATCGCTAAGCTGATGACGGATAAAAAACTACCTTGGGTCGTCGATATTCATGATGAATCGGATCACGAAAACCCGTGCCGTATCGTCTTGGAATTGCGCTCAACTCGGGTCGATGTCCAGCGAGTCATGAGCCATCTATTTGCTAGCACTGATCTTGAAAACAATTACCGCATTAACATGAATATGATTGGGCTAAACGGTAAGCCGCAAGTCAAAAACCTAAAAGAGATATTAGAAGAATGGCTCATCAGTCGCCGTTCAGTGGTCATGCGTAGATTGCAATATCGTCTCGATAAAATTGATAAACGCCTGCATATTTTAGCGGGACTGTTGGTTGCTTATCTAAATATCGACGAAGTCATTCGTATTATTCGGGAAGAGGATGATCCAAAATTAGCCTTGATGCAAGATTATGATTTAACTGACATTCAGGCTAATGCGATTTTAGATATTCGTCTGCGCCAACTGGCAAAGCTACAGGAGATTGAGCTCAGACGTGAGCAAGACGAACTGGCAGCTGAGCGCGCTATTCTTCAAGAGTATCTCGATAATCCGGAAAGCCTTACAGGCTTAATCATAGATGAGCTGACCGAGGATATGAAAGCACACGGTGACAATCGCATGTCGCCACTAGCAGAACGCGAAGAAGCGCAAGCTTTAAAAGAGTCAGACTTAGTCCCTAGCGAACCAATTACTGCGGTATTATCCAAAGCAGGCTGGATTCGCGCGGCCAAAGGCCATGAGGTCGATCCCGCTGGTATGAGCTATCGCTCAGGCGATGCTTACCAAGCATACGTCCGAGGTAAATCGAATGAGAAAATCTACGTACTCGATAGCACCGGACGCAGTTATAGTATTGATGCGCACAATCTTGCCTCGGCTCGTGGTCAAGGGGATCCGCTCACTAGCGTATTGAAACCGCCTTCAGGGGCAACTTTTGAGCAGCTACTCACCGGTGACAATGACCAGCGTATTATCTTAGCAAGCTCGCAAGGTTATGGATTTATCAACACTATTGGTAATCTAGACAGCACCCAAAAAGCAGGCAAAAAAATCATTAACCTGGCTACTAATAGCCGATTATTACCTATCGCGCGTATTGACGGTCAAGCCGAGGTGAATGTAAATTCAGAAAATAGCGGCATATCTGCTACTGAAAAAGACTCTACTCCTGATCATATCGCCGTCGTGACTAATGCTGGATATTTATTAATCTTTGCGCTTGATGATTTACCTGAGCAAGCTCGCGGTAAAGGCAATAAAATGATCAATCTAAAAGATAAAGAAGAAGTGCTGGCTATCACGCCATTACGTCAGCAAGACAGTCTGATTATTACGGCTGGCAAGCGTCATGTCACCTTAAAGCCGATGGACTTAGTCAACTATACGGCCAAACGTGGTAGTCGTGGTAGTCAGTTGCCAAGAGGCTTTCAGAATGTGAGTTCGGTTGAGGTGGTTAGGTAA